The following are from one region of the Salvia hispanica cultivar TCC Black 2014 chromosome 1, UniMelb_Shisp_WGS_1.0, whole genome shotgun sequence genome:
- the LOC125188261 gene encoding cysteine-rich receptor-like protein kinase 44, whose translation MMWEIPKLVILLLVLHIFETTSQPICAERGDAFATNSTYEANLNTLVASLSTSIGGTGFLNTSVGQSPDTVNAIVLCRGDISLPACRECVAATAPATAQRCPNWKEAIFWNETCMIRYSNRPIFGVLEIQPVSQLPSTAIAPNSRRHDEELRTLLESLRGVAANGGTLKKVAAGNRTAPDLATIYALEQCTPDLSVQDCTDCLTRAIDDFPTCCSGVIGSGILRPSCTLRFENYRFYNGSMVQVPQQPSSTTGKESNKTAIIVAVSVSVSVFFILLVILVVLLRRRKVKQKPEENFENTEEVSTDDCQQYDLAKIRAATDDFSADNKLGEGGFGAVYKGRFSNGQEIAVKRLSMGSGQGDTEFKNEVLLVARLQHRNLVRLLGFCVEGNERILVYEFLENSSLDKFLFDPKKRSELNWDRRFNIIRGIARGIVYMHEDSRLKIIHRDLKASNILLDRDMNPKIADFGTARLFKQDETQGNTSRIVGTYGYMSPEYIMHGQISVKTDVFSFGVLVLEIMSGRKHNAIIHDGELEDLLTYAWEKWEQGTPEDSIDPILGNGLQEMLRCMHIGLLCVQEDPRMRPTMAEVVIMLGSSTVALPVPSRIHIWKKALMNSRDDETQHSSRRFFSIE comes from the exons ATGATGTGGGAGATTCCAAAGCTAGTAATCCTTCTTCTTGTGTTGCACATTTTTGAAACCACGTCCCAGCCAATTTGCGCGGAGAGGGGCGACGCATTCGCAACCAACAGCACGTACGAGGCCAACCTCAACACCCTCGTCGCCTCCCTCTCCACCTCCATCGGCGGCACCGGATTCCTCAACACCTCCGTTGGCCAGAGCCCCGACACCGTCAACGCCATCGTCCTCTGCAGAGGAGACATCTCGCTCCCAGCTTGCCGCGAATGCGTCGCCGCCACAGCTCCAGCAACCGCGCAGCGATGCCCCAACTGGAAGGAAGCCATATTCTGGAATGAAACATGCATGATTAGATACTCCAACAGACCCATATTCGGAGTGCTGGAAATCCAGCCTGTCTCCCAGCTTCCAAGCACGGCCATAGCGCCGAACTCAAGGCGCCACGACGAGGAGCTGAGAACCTTGCTGGAGAGCCTCAGGGGAGTGGCAGCCAACGGCGGCACCCTCAAGAAGGTCGCCGCGGGTAACAGAACTGCGCCCGATTTGGCGACGATTTACGCTCTGGAGCAGTGCACCCCGGATTTATCTGTTCAGGACTGCACTGATTGTTTGACGAGGGCTATTGATGATTTCCCAACGTGTTGCAGCGGAGTCATTGGATCCGGGATTTTGAGGCCCAGCTGCACCCTCCGGTTTGAGAATTATCGGTTTTACAATGGTTCGATGGTTCAAGTGCCGCAACAACCATCATCCACAACAG GAAAGGAATCGAATAAAACGGCTATCATTGTTGCAGTTTCAGTTTCAGTTTctgtattttttatactcctagTTATCCTTGTTGTCTTGTTGAGGAGGAGAAAAGTGAAGCAGAAACCAGAGGAAAATTTTGAGA ATACTGAAGAAGTTAGCACTGATGACTGCCAACAATATGATCTTGCGAAAATCAGGGCAGCAACAGATGATTTTTCTGCTGATAACAAGCTCGGGGAAGGTGGATTTGGGGCTGTTTATAAG GGGAGATTTTCAAATGGTCAAGAAATAGCTGTGAAAAGGTTGTCCATGGGATCAGGGCAGGGCGATACTGAGTTCAAGAATGAAGTCTTGTTAGTAGCAAGGCTTCAACACAGAAATTTGGTTCGACTACTAGGTTTCTGCGTCGAAGGGAATGAGAGGATTCTAGTGTATGAATTCCTTGAGAATTCGAGCCTAGACAAATTCCTATTTG ATCCAAAGAAACGTTCGGAGTTGAACTGGGACAGACGGTTCAACATAATACGAGGAATAGCAAGGGGCATCGTGTACATGCATGAAGATTCACGGCTCAAGATCATCCACCGTGATCTCAAAGCAAGTAACATACTCTTGGATAGAGATATGAATCCTAAAATAGCAGATTTTGGCACGGCAAGATTGTTCAAGCAAGATGAAACTCAAGGAAACACCAGCAGAATCGTTGGAACTTA TGGGTATATGTCACCGGAATACATAATGCACGGCCAAATCTCTGTCAAGACAGACGTCTTCAGTTTTGGAGTGTTAGTCTTGGAAATCATGAGCGGCAGAAAACACAATGCTATTATTCACGATGGGGAACTTGAGGACCTTTTGACTTAT GCATGGGAAAAGTGGGAGCAAGGGACACCTGAAGATAGTATAGATCCTATACTTGGGAATGGATTACAGGAGATGTTGAGATGCATGCACATTGGCCTGTTGTGCGTTCAAGAAGATCCTCGTATGAGGCCAACGATGGCAGAGGTGGTTATAATGCTCGGTAGCTCCACCGTAGCACTGCCAGTTCCTTCGAGGATCC ATATTTGGAAAAAAGCGCTTATGAATTCAAGAGATGATGAAACGCAACACAGCTCTAGACGCTTCTTCTCCATCGAATAG
- the LOC125201350 gene encoding cysteine-rich receptor-like protein kinase 10 isoform X2, giving the protein MYPVRMILVIIIYLSSQARAQENPFRCTSNGGYKNNSVYSANLNALLLSFSTNISDYGFHSASVGAVNGLALCRADQTLDQCRTCVESASRQVLQSCPSARQAVIWYEHCSLRYSDYPIHNTQTEDPTYLLINTQNASNGDAFKEDRARLLSDLTAQAANGTFELKVGAGARNLSRSEFSMIYALVQCTPDFSSENCRRCLAGHSQFLQSYISIGFRVLGPNCIICNGNNTTLIQGKKDDNTAKVIIFIAVPVGATLLFAACAIIIFTRRRTKQSSAYKIAESADDICNVESLQYDFRIIRAATNDFSDANKLGQGGFGAVYKGKLQSGEEIAVKRLSRDSRQGNVEFKNEVLLVAKLQHRNLVKLLGFSMEGTERVLIYEFVPNASLDKFIFDPVKSSQLDWDRRYMIIRGVAKGLLYLHEDSRLRIIHRDLKASNVLLDGDMNPNIADFGMARLFKQDETQGNTSKIVGTYGYMSPEYVMHGMYSNKSDVYSFGVLVLEILSGQRSACIKNEENGEDLLTIILKHSDMEEVE; this is encoded by the exons ATGTATCCAGTTCGCATGATTCTAGTGATCATCATATACCTTTCATCCCAGGCGAGAGCACAGGAAAATCCCTTCCGATGTACCAGCAACGGGGGCTACAAGAATAATAGCGTATACAGCGCCAACCTCAACGCCCTACTCCTCTCTTTTTCCACCAACATTAGCGACTACGGCTTCCACAGCGCATCTGTTGGCGCAGTCAACGGCCTCGCCCTCTGCAGGGCCGACCAAACCCTTGACCAGTGTCGCACTTGTGTCGAGTCAGCCTCGCGCCAGGTGCTTCAGTCGTGCCCCAGCGCGAGACAGGCGGTTATATGGTACGAACACTGCTCCTTGCGCTACTCTGACTATCCCATACACAATACGCAGACGGAAGATCCAACCTATCTGctaataaatacacaaaatgcTTCGAATGGAGATGCGTTCAAGGAGGACAGGGCGAGGCTGCTGTCTGATCTCACCGCACAGGCGGCTAACGGCACGTTCGAGCTCAAAGTTGGTGCAGGGGCTAGGAATCTCTCACGCTCAGAGTTTTCGATGATTTATGCTCTGGTGCAGTGTACACCGGACTTTTCATCGGAAAATTGCCGGAGATGCTTGGCTGGGCATTCCCAATTCCTTCAAAGTTATATTTCGATTGGGTTCAGAGTGCTAGGACCCAACTGCATTATTTG TAATGGAAATAATACAACACTTATACAAGGAAAGAAAGATGATAATACGGCAAAAGTTATCATCTTCATTGCTGTCCCAGTTGGAGCAACTCTATTATTTGCTGCTTGTGCCATTATCATCTTCACTAGGAGAAGAACGAAGCAGAGCAGTGCATATAAAATAGCCGAGT CTGCTGACGACATTTGTAATGTTGAATCCCTGCAATATGATTTTCGCATCATCAGAGCTGCAACTAATGATTTTTCCGATGCTAACAAGCTCGGCCAAGGCGGATTCGGGGCTGTTTATAAG GGAAAACTTCAAAGTGGCGAAGAAATAGCAGTTAAACGGTTGTCCAGAGATTCAAGGCAAGGCAATGTGGAATTCAAGAATGAGGTTTTGTTAGTTGCCAAACTTCAACATAGGAATCTGGTGAAACTCTTAGGTTTCTCTATGGAAGGAACCGAGAGGGTACTAATATATGAATTCGTTCCGAATGCAAGCCTTGACAAGTTCATATTTG ATCCAGTCAAAAGTTCGCAGTTGGATTGGGACAGACGCTACATGATCATAAGGGGTGTCGCGAAGGGGCTTCTGTACTTGCACGAAGACTCTCGACTCAGGATCATTCACCGTGATCTAAAAGCCAGCAACGTACTGTTGGATGGAGATATGAATCCCAACATTGCAGATTTTGGCATGGCGAGATTGTTTAAACAAGATGAAACTCAAGGAAATACAAGCAAGATTGTTGGAACATA TGGTTATATGTCGCCTGAATACGTGATGCATGGTATGTACTCGAATAAGTCTGATGTGTATAGTTTTGGGGTGCTTGTTCTGGAAATCTTGAGTGGTCAGAGAAGTGCTTGTATCAAAAATGAGGAGAATGGAGAGGACTTATTGACTATT